In one Colletotrichum destructivum chromosome 2, complete sequence genomic region, the following are encoded:
- a CDS encoding Putative P-type ATPase, HAD-like superfamily, P-type ATPase, haloacid dehalogenase has protein sequence MGSEKAKQPAEHVSGQSNRPMTQPAHCLTLAEVVDELKADQINGLSSDEAGRRLAEYGKNDLGEAQKVSPLRILIAQVANAMTLVLILAMAVSFGIKSWIEGGVVAGVIMLNIVVGFFQEYSAEKTMDSLRSLSSPTARIIRDGQPQTVASSDLVPGDLVELKTGDTIPADVRVYEAVNFETDEALLTGESLPVRKKEDATFEVSTGPGDRLNVAYSSSNVTKGRAKGIVFSTGSYTEIGAIAAQLRQKESKIREPKKTREDPNARAKPHRYLEAYMLTVSDAVGRFLGLNVGTPLQRKLSKLAVLLFFIAVVCAIIVLGANEFRATQDVIIYAVATGLSMIPASLVVVLTITMAAGTKRMVKRNVVVRNLKSLEALGAVTDICSDKTGTLTQGKMVARGVWIPSKGTFTVENSTSALDPTAGDVRFHTSSPRAIDLKKAGEACGSIIKPSEHASGSDAGFGLAEFLNVACLANLATVNKNKEGAWEARGDPTEIAIQVMASRFGWNRVALTGDEGSEWRDVAELPFDSDVKRMSVVMRNKDGSYHALTKGAVERVIESCTTYTPDSSGNLVDIKDFRDEILQNMQSLASLGLRVLALASKPMPGEVKVDAETGVDRSAIECDLVFRGLVGLYDPPRPESAPAVRQCHEAGIEVHMLTGDHPETAKAIAIEVGILPTKMHLVARDMADSMVMTATQFDALSDDAVDDLPVLPLVIARCAPSTKVRMIEALHRRGRFCAMTGDGVNDSPSLRRADVGIAMGVAGSDVAKDASDIVLSDDNFASILAAIEEGRRIFDNIQKFVLHVLAENVAQAGTLLVGLAFKDRTGLSVFPLAPVQVVWIIMATSGLPDMGLGFERAVPDILQRPPRSLKAGIFTTEFLIDMVFYGLWITLLCLASFVLVIYGFGNGELGERCNETYSPSCDLVFRARATTFACLTWFALFLAWEMIDTRRSFFRMQPGSKRYFTQWIADIWRNQFLFWAIVFGFVTLFPLIYIPVLNKEVFKHTPISWEWAIVFIAAGLFFAGVEAWKFGKRVYFRRQDSKRMGKSWKETDIEDRIFGRYFSGSSSEEGTVDGRTIDKAQ, from the exons ATGGGGTCTGAAAAAGCCAAGCAGCCTGCGGAGCACGTCAGCGGGCAGTCTAACCGCCCTATGACGCAGCCCGCTCACTGTCTTACTTTGGCTGAGGTTGTCGATGAATTGAAAGCAGACCAGATCAATGGCCTTTCAAGCGACGAAGCAGGCAGACGACTCGCGGAGTACGGTAAGAACGATCTCGGGGAGGCCCAGAAGGTGTCCCCTCTACGCATTCTGATCGCGCAGGTTGCCAATGCCATGACATTGGTTCTTATCCTGGCCATGGCTGTCAGTTTCGGCATCAAGTCTTGGATCGAGGGCGGTGTTGTTGCCGGCGTCATCATGCTTAACATCGTCGTCGGTTTCTTCCAGGAGTATTCCGCCGAGAAGACCATGGATTCTCTCCGATCACTGAGCTCTCCCACTGCCCGTATCATCCGTGACGGACAGCCGCAAACGGTCGCTTCTTCCGACTTGGTTCCCGGAGACTTAGTTGAGCTCAAGACGGGCGATACCATTCCAGCCGATGTTCG TGTCTATGAGGCAGTCAACTTTGAGACGGATGAAGCCCTTTTGACGGGCGAATCTCTTCCTGTTCgcaagaaggaagatgcTACCTTTGAGGTGTCAACCGGCCCCGGCGATCGTCTGAACGTCGCCTACAGCTCTTCCAACGTTACCAAGGGTCGTGCCAAGGGAATCGTGTTCTCCACCGGTTCGTACACTGAGATCGGTGCTATTGCTGCTCAACTCCGACAAAAGGAATCCAAGATCCGCGAACCCAAGAAGACCCGCGAGGACCCCAATGCGCGCGCCAAGCCCCATCGTTATCTCGAGGCCTACATGTTGACAGTCAGCGATGCGGTCGGCCGTTTCCTGGGTCTCAACGTTGGAACCCCTCTGCAGAGAAAACTGTCCAAGCTTGCTGTCCTGCTGTTCTTCATTGCCGTCGTATGCGCCATCATCGTACTGGGAGCCAACGAGTTCCGCGCCACCCAGGATGTTATTATCTACGCGGTGGCCACTGGTCTTTCCATGATCCCTGCCAGTTTGGTAGTTGTCTTGACGATTACTATGGCTGCGGGCACCAAGCGAATGGTGAAGAGAAATGTTGTCGTTCGTAACTTGAAGTCTCTCGAAGCTTTGGGTGCTGTTACCGACATTTGCTCCGACAAGACTGGTACTCTCACTCAGGGAAAGATGGTCGCAAGGGGCGTCTGGATACCATCGAAGGGTACCTTTACCGTCGAAAACTCCACGTCCGCGCTCGACCCTACTGCTGGAGATGTTCGCTTTCACACGTCGTCGCCTCGCGCCATCGACCTCAAGAAGGCTGGAGAAGCTTGTGGTTCCATCATCAAACCTAGCGAACATGCTTCCGGCTCTGATGCAGGCTTTGGCCTCGCGGAATTTTTGAACGTCGCCTGCCTTGCCAACCTTGCTACCGtcaacaagaacaaggaggGTGCTTGGGAAGCCCGTGGCGACCCTACTGAGATTGCCATCCAGGTTATGGCTAGTCGGTTTGGCTGGAACCGCGTCGCCTTGACTGGTGATGAAGGTTCCGAGTGGAGGGATGTTGCCGAGCTGCCGTTTGACTCCGACGTCAAGCGTATGTCGGTCGTCATGAGGAACAAGGACGGTTCTTACCATGCCCTCACCAAGGGCGCTGTCGAACGGGTGATTGAAAGCTGCACTACCTACACCCCCGATAGTTCTGGCAACCTTGTTGACATCAAAGATTTCCGCGACGAGATCCTTCAGAACATGCAGTCTCTAGCCAGCCTTGGTCTCCGTGTGCTCGCTCTCGCCAGCAAGCCGATGCCTGGTGAGGTCAAGGTTGATGCCGAGACCGGGGTCGACAGATCCGCCATCGAGTGCGATCTGGTATTCCGCGGCCTCGTTGGACTTTACGATCCGCCTCGTCCGGAATCTGCCCCCGCTGTTAGACAGTgccacgaggccggcattGAGGTGCACATGTTGACCGGTGACCATCCTGAAACCGCCAAAGCGATCGCCATTGAAGTGGGCATTCTGCCTACCAAAATGCATCTCGTCGCGAGAGACATGGCCGATTCGATGGTCATGACTGCGACGCAGTTCGACGCCCTCAGCGACGATGCTGTTGACGACCTGCCTGTGTTGCCCCTGGTTATCGCAAGATGTGCTCCCAGCACCAAGGTTCGGATGATCGAggctcttcatcgtcgcggACGTTTCTGCGCAATG ACTGGCGATGGAGTCAACGATTCTCCCTCGCTTCGTCGTGCTGATGTTGGTATTGCAATGGGTGTTGCTGGTTCCGATGTTGCCAAG GATGCTTCTGATATTGTGCTTTCTGACGACAACTTCGCCTCCATCTTGGCCGCCATCGAAGAAGGACGCCGCATCTTTGACAACATTCAAAAATTCGTTCTTCACGTTCTGGCTGAGAATGTCGCGCAAGCTGGTACTCTCCTTGTGGGTCTTGCTTTCAAGGATAGGACTGGGCTTTCGGTTTTCCCCCTCGCCCCTGTTCAGGTTGTCTGGATTATCATGGCGACATCTGGTCTCCCTGATATGGGTCTTGGGTTTGAGCGCGCAGTCCCCGATATTCTCCAGCGGCCCCCACGCTCGCTCAAAGCCGGCATCTTCACTACTGAGTTCCTGATAGACATGGTGTTCTACGGACTTTGGATCACCCTGCTCTGTCTGGCCAGTTTCGTGCTTGTGATCTATGGGTTTGGCAACGGTGAACTTGGCGAAAGGTGTAACGAGACGTACTCCCCGTCTTGCGACCTTGTCTTCCGCGCAAGAGCTACCACCTTTGCTTGTCTGACGTGGTTCGCCCTGTTTCTTGCATGGGAGATGATCGATACCAGACGATCGTTCTTCCGCATGCAACCTGGGTCTAAGCGATACTTTACGCAGTGGATTGCAGACATATGGAGGAACCAATTCCTCTTCTGGGCTATCGTCTTCGGCTTCGTCACCCTATTCCCTCTGATCTATATCCCTGTCTTGAACAAGGAGGTCTTCAAGCATACCCCGATATCTTGGGAGTGGGCAATTGTCTTCATCGCTGCCGGACTATTTTTCGCCGGAGTCGAGGCCTGGAAGTTCGGTAAGCGGGTGTACTTCCGCAGACAGGACAGCAAACGCATGGGCAAGTCCTGGAAGGAAACCGACATCGAAGACCGCATCTTTGGACGATACTTCAGTGGAAGTTCCTCTGAGGAAGGGACGGTCGATGGGAGAACGATTGACAAAGCCCAGTGA
- a CDS encoding Putative cytochrome P450, which produces MRDVLAIKMASLGAETSLSCTLAAATGLLSHWLYFIRGPRSMDALKIAIFYILALSLLFVKTTTSLGLYRGVILYAELSGSYFFALFASIGAYRLLFHPLRRFPGPLLTRASKAYLMWQNRNWRLHQRYLEMHAEYGDFVRVGPNDMSIVNLDAFNKIHGPQAKSTKHNTGFYDELITNGELNLDSLWHNEEHRDRRKVWDQALGSKALEKYEEETRAVLRTFLSRLDDLQGTPVNTTLYAKLIPFDNMGRVGYGRDFGTIRDGREDRMLDLIEFTFKMAARLGQTPWPLVLLARLPRTGMAKEFEDLGNRLVDERIAVDSDERHDMLKYFLDDHRSEKPKSFHNINVLYSDSKAILIGATDTISCALGHAFFYLARDANLRRRLYDEIAAAHGATLPGEFAVVDLNGLGLLEAVINETLRIQTPAAINGPRIAPPEGVVVDGTHIPGGVTLFTPLHCYHRSPKYWKYPDEFIPERWTTRPDLILDRRAFVPFHYGEFYRWPQISCLSNSPNPLGRFDCVGRRLALNVLRLTIAYTLWHYDFQFAPGEDGKRFEEEAKFQLIVKPANLHCVFTKRSETEV; this is translated from the exons ATGAGAGACGTTCTTGCGATCAAAATGGCGAGCTTGGGCGCAGAGACGAGCCTGTCCTGCACGCTGGCTGCCGCGACCGGCCTTTTGTCGCACTGGCTCTACTTCATCCGCGGCCCACGGAGCATGGACGCCCTCAAGATTGCAATCTTTTACATCCTGGCGCTGTCGCTTCTCTTTGTCAAGACCACGACGTCGCTGGGACTCTACCGCGGAGTCATACTCTACGCGGAGCTGTCTGGGTCGTACTtcttcgccctcttcgccagCATCGGGGCCTATCGTCTTCTTTTCCATCCCCTTCGCCGGTTCCCCGGTCCTCTGCTGACGCGGGCCTCGAAGGCATATCTGATGTGGCAGAACAGGAATTGGAGGCTGCATCAGCGGTACCTGGAGATGCATGCCGAGTACGGAGACTTTGTGCGAGTTG GCCCCAACGACATGTCTATCGTGAACCTCGACGCTTTCAACAAGATACACGGCCCGCAGGCGAAAAGCACCAAGCACAACACCGGCTTCTACGACGAGCTGATCACCAACGGCGAGCTGAACCTTGATTCCCTTTGGCACAACGAGGAACACCGCGACAGGCGCAAGGTCTGGGACCAGGCCCTAGGAAGTAAAG CCCTCGAGAAGTACGAAGAGGAGacccgcgccgtcctccgGACCTTCCTCTcgcgcctcgacgacctccaAGGCACTCCCGTCAACACGACGCTTTACGCCAAGCTCATCCCCTTCGATAACATGGGCCGCGTCGGCTACGGCCGGGACTTCGGCACCATCCGCGACGGCCGGGAGGACCGCATGCTCGATCTCATCGAGTTCACGTTCAAGATGGCGGCGCGTCTCGGCCAGACGCCCTGGCCGCTCGTCTTACTCGCCCGGTTGCCGCGGACCGGGATGGCCAAGGAGTTCGAAGACCTGGGCAACCGGCTTGTTGACGAGAGGATCGCG GTCGACTCGGACGAGAGGCATGATATGCTCAAGTATTTCCTTGACGACCACAGGTCCGAGAAGCCAAAGTCGTTCCACAACATCAACGTCCTGTACAGCGACTCAAAGGCGATCCTAATCGGCGCCAC AGACACAATCTCGTgcgccctgggccacgcATTCTTCTATCTCGCTCGAGACGCcaacctccgccgccggctctACGACGAGATCGCAGCGGCGCACGGCGCTACCCTGCCGGGCGAGTTCGCCGTGGTTGACCTGAACGGGCTCGGGCTCTTGGAGGCCGTCATCAACGAGACCCTGCGGATCCAGACCCCGGCGGCAATCAACGGGCCCCGGATCGCGCCGCCCGAGGGGGTCGTGGTGGACGGGACACACATTCCGGGAGGCGTGACACTGTTTACGCCGCTACATTGTTATCATCGGA GCCCCAAGTACTGGAAGTATCCGGACGAGTTCATACCCGAGCGGTGGACGACAAGGCCGGATTTGATACTCGACCGCAGGGCTTTCGTGCCCTTTCACTACGGTGAGTTTTATCGATGGCCGCAAATTTCTTGTCTCAGCAACTCACCAAATCCCCTAGGACGCTTCGATTGCGTAGGACGACGCCTGGCGTTGAACGTCCTCCGCCTCACGATCGCTTATACTCTCTGGCACTACGACTTCCAGTTCGCTCCGGGGGAGGACGGCAAGAggttcgaggaggaggcgaagtTCCAGCTGATAGTTAAGCCGGCGAACCTTCACTGCGTGTTTACTAAACGGTCCGAGACGGAGGTCTAA
- a CDS encoding Putative F-box domain-containing protein has protein sequence MPKTKAIPDPLAEDRQRTQTVPKLPRTQEVVNGPMVSTPAPATAGDGDNMTVINSDGTTTTYTASGKLLDGEQQRTSEEAKAITDSDRATAKGSPSVRSKKMERMKRKLENKKAKSARHQSTNLLDLPNELLFNIFSQMRPSEVLGILHICRAFHDLVQHSEALLSRHIVSARYPVLAKCFRLPVSLDDIDPKLHVVLQYETRIQMLGIHRRYQHIPQPDPFAACTCLTCVLRWQALFTIIDFNYWQENLASGKPIPVIPRDQIPEWNKTLKERTARIVLRALKSPLMYARILEMHLMNTCAAIKRQTENRGNRRRHFTMTQADEDSGTDSFLEQEGPSTADMPFQRDGYDLLEVFLPTRTWLKNETRWAYMPADIHDRDLAWAAKRWNPVFAAEPIPKDSEV, from the coding sequence ATGCCAAAGACCAAAGCAATTCCCGACCCTCTTGCGGAGGATCGCCAACGCACCCAAACCGTACCCAAACTGCCTAGAACCCAAGAGGTCGTGAATGGTCCCATGGTCTCGACACCAGCCCCAGCAACGGCTGGCGACGGTGACAACATGACAGTCATCAACAGCGACGGAACTACCACCACCTACACTGCCTCTGGaaagctgctcgacggcgaacAACAAAGGACcagcgaggaggccaaggcgaTCACCGACAGCGACAGGGCAACCGCCAAGGGATCTCCCAGCGTTCGTTCTaagaagatggagaggatGAAGCGCAAGCTCGAAAATAAGAAGGCCAAGTCGGCACGTCACCAGTCAACTAATCTCCTTGATCTCCCGAATGAGCTCCTCTTCAACATATTTAGCCAAATGCGTCCCAGTGAAGTCTTGGGAATTCTCCACATCTGCAGGGCATTTCACGATCTGGTCCAGCACAGCGAGGCCCTACTCTCCCGCCACATCGTCTCAGCGAGATACCCCGTCCTCGCAAAATGCTTCAGGCTGCCCGTCAGCCTAGACGATATTGACCCAAAGCTCCATGTCGTCCTGCAGTACGAGACCAGAATCCAGATGCTCGGCATCCACCGACGATACCAACACATCCCCCAGCCTGACCCCTTCGCTGCCTGCACCTGCCTGACCTGCGTTCTACGATGGCAAGCTCTCTTCACCATCATCGATTTCAATTACTGGCAGGAAAACCTGGCTTCTGGAAAGCCAATTCCCGTCATCCCCCGCGACCAAATCCCCGAGTGGAACAAGACGCTCAAGGAGCGGACGGCCAGGATTGTTCTGAGGGCGCTCAAGTCCCCACTCATGTACGCCCGCATTCTCGAGATGCACCTCATGAATACGTGTGCGGCCATCAAGCGGCAGACCGAGAATAGGGGTAACCGACGCCGTCACTTCACCATGACTCAAGCAGATGAGGACTCTGGCACCGACAGCTTTCTCGAACAGGAGGGTCCCTCTACAGCCGACATGCCCTTCCAGCGGGACGGCTACGACCTGCTCGAGGTCTTCCTCCCTACCCGAACCTGGCTTAAGAATGAAACCAGGTGGGCGTACATGCCAGCCGACATCCATGACAGAGACTTGGCATGGGCTGCAAAGAGGTGGAATCCCGTGTTCGCAGCCGAGCCAATCCCGAAAGATAGCGAGGTCTAG
- a CDS encoding Putative RNA-binding domain superfamily — protein MSGTRFTPDHPQGSAFFEQPDSLVGDINHSHAPNTSVSVNANISSLDNGTRPGSFSLPRFNLAPGVTQTNALTVNLKRSTSSSHIMDQNTQIIDYNNTPGAHLPLSAQEPLDMPMQQFSLLAVCSGGVPAAGGVGDFLTAPNVKPSNASWMQDVSVTDEDNEDNEDSPDSDNGATQPSPPANPSAGLPGSLTTPNDSPGPFGVSTRFSAHHTSNHHIENRIHQDHRFSSGDSLNLTLQPHTGRIPPLRLRDRAHDGQVQHAIREPVAPGPSTSGVPPNNFRRPNAISGLAHFPLATLSSSSNGATYGGSGITSFPLPPFNNGPSGAGPAHQAAGQRPQLVSVQSTTNMPPGRNQVNGSLPRNGTGGQASTASYGSGLPAGNAVNQTASADAGEGAVQFAPTGIFRPMNAVTRPFYHPDFDSQRELKRRLGISPNYAGDASIARNQSAAIPDSENVAFWITNLPPRVTHNQLLGQIRGMGRIWACVISPPAGDHATSAAKVVFFELAAAQKFLAHCSDPQRRLIVGGYVARVCLNRTKKAEENVEGNHSRVVIIQGNPSFVNPVTLLRHFSKNFEYDIDEIITHMGHVEIRFGSWRSQAETSRQCIKAMYPPGGDLSPVWSLRYGTDPCSI, from the exons ATGTCTGGTACCCGGTTCACACCTGACCACCCTCAGGGCAGCGCCTTCTTCGAACAGCCCGATTCCCTGGTTGGTGACATCAACCATAGCCACGCTCCCAACACATCGGTCTCAGTCAACGCCAACATCTCTTCTCTCGACAACGGCACGCGTCCTGGCAGCTTCAGTCTGCCTCGATTCAACCTGGCACCTGGCGTCACCCAGACCAATGCTCTGACGGTCAATCTCAAACGATCGACATCTTCTAGCCATATCATGGACCAGAACACCCAAATCATCGACTACAACAACACGCCGGGTGCTCATTTGCCCCTCAGTGCACAGGAGCCCCTCGATATGCCTATGCAGCAGTTCTCTCTGCTTGCTGTTTGTTCTGGAGGTGTTCCGGCCGCtggaggcgtcggcgatTTTCTCACAGCTCCAAACGTGAAGCCATCAAACGCTTCCTGGATGCAGGATGTCTCGGTCACCGACGAAGACAACGAAGACAACGAAGACAGCCCAgacagcgacaacggcgCAACACAACCCAGTCCCCCAGCTAACCCATCAGCCGGGCTGCCCGGTTCCTTGACCACCCCAAATGATAGCCCTGGTCCTTTTGGTGTAAGCACCCGATTCTCTGCCCACCATACGTCCAACCACCACATTGAAAATCGAATCCACCAAGACCACCGATTCAGCAGCGGCGACAGTCTGAACCTTACTTTACAGCCGCACACCGGCAGAATTCCGCCACTTCGTCTTCGTGATCGAGCCCATGATGGTCAGGTTCAGCACGCCATCAGAGAGCCCGTGGCCCCCGGCCCCTCTACAAGCGGCGTTCCGCCAAACAACTTCCGCCGACCCAACGCCATATCCGGCCTCGCTCACTTCCCTCTAGCTACCTTGAGCAGCAGCTCAAACGGTGCCACCTACGGCGGGTCTGGCATCACCAGCTTCCCTCTGCCCCCTTTCAACAACGGTCCAAGTGGCGCGGGGCCTGCACACCAAGCTGCGGGTCAACGACCGCAGCTCGTCTCGGTCCAGAGCACCACCAACATGCCGCCTGGGAGGAACCAAGTCAACGGCTCACTTCCCCGCAACGGCACCGGTGGTCAAGCGTCTACTGCCAGCTATGGCTCGGGGCTGCCGGCTGGTAATGCTGTCAATCAGACGGCGAGTGCGGATgcgggcgaaggcgccgtCCAATTCGCACCCACCGGCATTTTCCGTCCCATGAACGCGGTGACCCGGCCATTCTATCATCCCGACTTCGACAGCCAGAGGGAGCTGAAGCGACGGCTTGGGATCTCGCCCAACTACGCGGGCGACGCTTCGATCGCGCGCAACCAGTCGGCCGCGATCCCCGACAGCGAGAACGTGGCGTTCTGGATCACGAACCTGCCGCCGAGAGTGACGCACAACCAGCTTCTGGGGCAGATTCGCGGCATGGGACGGATCTGGGCCTGTGTCATCAGCCCGCCGGCAGGCGACCACgccacgtcggcggcgaaggtggTCTTCTtcgagctggcggcggcccAGAAGTTCCTCGCGCACTGCAGCGACCCGCAGCGGCGTCTCATCGTGGGCGGCTACGTCGCGCGCGTCTGTCTGAACCGGACcaagaaggcggaggagaacGTCGAGGGGAACCACTCccgcgtcgtcatcatccaggGGAACCCCTCGTTCGTCAACCCCGTCACGCTTCTCCGGCACTTCAGCAAGAACTTCGAATACGACATTGACGAGATCATCACGCAT ATGGGCCACGTCGAGATCCGGTTCGGCAGCTGGCGCTCACAGGCCGAGACGTCTCGCCAGTGCATCAAGGCCATGTATCCTCCGGGCGGCGACCTATCTCCCGTTTGGTCCTTGCGATACGGCACCGACCCTTGCTCCATTTGA